In a single window of the Novosphingobium sp. IK01 genome:
- a CDS encoding DUF1178 family protein — MIVFDLQCTPEGHRFEGWFGSSGDYADQQARGLLACPVCGSAAVGKAVMAPAVGRKGNQAPVRAEPDKSGPEGAAPAAPSAPTPAAPPAPPPLPPEAVAMLKAVVQAQAEALKRSTWVGDTFADEARAMHYGDKEVAPIHGQATPGEARDLLDEGIEIAPLLVPVVPPEQAN; from the coding sequence ATGATTGTCTTCGATCTGCAATGCACGCCTGAAGGGCACCGGTTCGAGGGCTGGTTCGGCTCGTCGGGCGACTATGCCGACCAGCAGGCGCGCGGGCTGCTGGCCTGTCCGGTCTGTGGCAGCGCGGCGGTGGGCAAGGCGGTCATGGCCCCGGCAGTGGGGCGCAAGGGCAATCAGGCGCCGGTCCGGGCCGAGCCGGACAAAAGCGGGCCGGAAGGAGCCGCGCCTGCTGCGCCCTCTGCACCGACCCCCGCTGCGCCGCCGGCTCCTCCGCCCCTTCCGCCCGAAGCCGTGGCAATGCTCAAGGCGGTCGTGCAGGCGCAGGCCGAGGCGCTCAAGCGTTCGACCTGGGTGGGCGATACTTTCGCCGACGAGGCCCGCGCGATGCACTATGGCGACAAGGAAGTGGCCCCGATCCACGGACAGGCGACCCCCGGCGAGGCGCGCGACCTGCTCGATGAAGGGATCGAGATCGCCCCGCTGCTGGTGCCCGTGGTGCCGCCCGAGCAGGCCAATTGA
- a CDS encoding PAS domain-containing sensor histidine kinase, whose product MQSHSLALVAVALLLAVWTLVAGWAVLAARARMARAQGAQQLARKLARMVEEAPALPLLVRADGRIEGASRLAGWLGRDALPDYLTELEDVLDAQALGALTQAVRHTQKTGAPLAMALVPRGGARTLSVRGGLADPQVAPADAALLWVFDATDSESRVRALEAESAQAHADFSGLAGLIEAAPLPMWFRDAAMRLRLVNSAYVRAVGAASAVDVVEQGIELVEAGEGPTPAKVAADVFASGRPLERVVSATINGQRRTMRVSDLPIGAEGVAGYAVDIEQMEELTRQFRRFREAERQTLDTLSAGIAQFDAGRNLVFANQPFLRIFAIPPAWVADTPPFDRVLDRLRDGGKVPEVRDFPEWRRERQAWFHAREPREEPWHLSDGTHLRVVAQPMPDGGLLLIFEDRTEQLQLSATRDTLLRTRTATFDNLFESLAVFGPDSRVQLWNRRFATDWALDEEFLATHPRADHLLTRLAPSLRRPAQVGQIGQVIQAATLERKQTSGRLALADGRHLEFSGVPLPDGNGLLTVLDITDSQKAEAALRERNAALIEADAVKSRFMANMSYEFRNPLNSIGGFAEMLDSGLAGELTPQARDYVAAILASVARLGEQIENVLDLSQSEAGMLPLAREPVDIFPLLADVVRERAEKITAAGLTLDLRGTSAVGKVTGDVRRLRKVFGLLIDNAMAATPEGGRILVECTRQAHDVRVVVSDNGKGMDAAALARAMEGLSLSTDGRPVERRLGLGLPLVRQLIAAHGGQFELLSEPGAGTSAIVTLP is encoded by the coding sequence ATGCAGTCCCATTCCCTTGCACTCGTGGCCGTGGCGCTGCTTCTGGCGGTCTGGACGCTGGTGGCCGGTTGGGCGGTGCTGGCCGCGCGCGCGCGCATGGCCCGTGCGCAAGGGGCGCAGCAACTTGCGCGCAAGCTGGCCCGCATGGTCGAGGAAGCGCCCGCCCTGCCGCTGCTGGTCCGCGCCGACGGGCGGATCGAGGGCGCCTCGCGGCTGGCCGGCTGGCTGGGGCGCGATGCCCTGCCCGATTACCTGACCGAGCTGGAAGATGTGCTCGACGCCCAGGCGCTGGGCGCCTTGACGCAGGCCGTGCGCCACACCCAGAAGACCGGGGCGCCGCTGGCCATGGCGCTGGTTCCGCGTGGGGGTGCCCGCACGCTTTCTGTGCGTGGCGGGCTGGCCGATCCGCAAGTGGCCCCTGCCGATGCGGCGCTGCTCTGGGTCTTCGATGCGACCGACAGCGAAAGCCGCGTGCGCGCGCTGGAAGCTGAATCCGCGCAGGCCCATGCCGATTTTTCGGGGCTGGCCGGGCTGATCGAGGCCGCGCCCCTGCCGATGTGGTTTCGCGATGCGGCGATGCGCCTGCGGCTGGTCAATTCGGCCTATGTCCGGGCCGTGGGCGCGGCCAGCGCGGTCGATGTCGTCGAGCAGGGGATCGAACTGGTCGAGGCGGGCGAGGGGCCGACCCCGGCCAAAGTGGCCGCCGATGTCTTTGCCAGCGGGCGCCCGCTCGAACGGGTGGTGTCGGCCACGATCAACGGCCAGCGCCGCACGATGCGGGTGAGCGACCTGCCCATCGGCGCGGAAGGCGTGGCCGGCTATGCGGTCGATATCGAGCAGATGGAGGAACTGACCCGCCAGTTCCGCCGCTTCCGCGAGGCCGAGCGGCAGACGCTCGACACCCTGTCGGCGGGGATCGCCCAGTTCGACGCAGGCCGCAATCTGGTCTTTGCCAACCAGCCGTTCCTGCGCATCTTTGCCATTCCGCCCGCCTGGGTGGCCGATACGCCGCCCTTCGACCGCGTGCTCGACCGGCTGCGTGATGGCGGCAAAGTGCCCGAAGTGCGCGATTTTCCCGAGTGGCGGCGCGAGCGGCAGGCATGGTTCCACGCGCGCGAGCCGCGCGAGGAGCCATGGCACCTGTCGGACGGCACGCATTTGCGCGTCGTTGCCCAGCCGATGCCCGATGGCGGGCTGCTGCTGATCTTCGAGGACCGGACCGAGCAGTTGCAGCTTTCGGCCACGCGCGACACCCTGCTGCGCACGCGCACGGCCACGTTCGACAACCTGTTCGAATCGCTCGCCGTGTTCGGGCCGGACAGCCGTGTGCAACTGTGGAACCGCCGCTTTGCCACCGACTGGGCGCTCGACGAGGAGTTCCTCGCCACCCATCCGCGCGCCGATCACCTGCTCACCCGTCTGGCGCCCTCGCTGCGCCGCCCGGCGCAAGTGGGGCAGATCGGGCAGGTGATTCAGGCCGCCACGCTCGAACGCAAGCAGACCAGCGGGCGTCTGGCGCTGGCCGATGGGCGCCACCTCGAATTTTCCGGCGTGCCGCTGCCCGATGGCAATGGCCTGCTGACCGTGCTCGACATCACCGATTCCCAGAAGGCCGAAGCCGCCCTGCGCGAGCGCAATGCCGCGCTGATCGAGGCCGACGCGGTCAAGTCGCGGTTCATGGCCAACATGAGCTATGAATTCCGCAATCCGCTCAATTCCATCGGCGGCTTTGCCGAAATGCTCGACAGCGGCCTTGCCGGGGAACTGACCCCGCAGGCGCGCGATTATGTCGCCGCCATTCTGGCCTCGGTGGCGCGGCTGGGCGAGCAGATCGAGAACGTGCTCGACCTGTCGCAGAGCGAGGCGGGCATGTTGCCCCTCGCGCGCGAGCCGGTCGATATTTTCCCGCTGCTGGCCGATGTCGTGCGCGAACGGGCCGAAAAGATCACCGCTGCCGGGCTGACCCTCGATTTGCGCGGCACTTCGGCTGTGGGCAAGGTGACGGGCGACGTGCGCCGCCTGCGCAAGGTGTTCGGCCTGCTGATCGACAATGCCATGGCTGCCACGCCGGAGGGCGGGCGCATTCTCGTCGAATGCACGCGGCAGGCGCACGACGTGCGCGTGGTCGTCTCCGACAATGGCAAGGGCATGGATGCGGCCGCGCTGGCCCGCGCGATGGAGGGCCTGAGCCTGAGCACCGATGGCCGCCCGGTCGAGCGGCGGCTGGGGCTGGGCCTGCCGCTCGTGCGCCAGTTGATCGCCGCGCACGGGGGCCAGTTCGAGCTTTTGTCCGAGCCGGGCGCGGGCACCAGCGCGATTGTCACACTGCCCTGA
- a CDS encoding FtsB family cell division protein — translation MTESLALLALLMMGAFAVAGPSGLLAWSENARLLEQRQKEVVLLTAERDRLSNRVNLLDPRHADPDLVGELLRADLNVAHPDEVVIPRQP, via the coding sequence ATGACCGAGTCTCTGGCTTTGCTCGCGCTGTTGATGATGGGTGCTTTCGCCGTGGCGGGCCCCAGCGGGCTGCTCGCGTGGAGCGAGAACGCGCGCCTGCTCGAACAGCGCCAGAAGGAAGTCGTGCTGCTCACCGCCGAGCGGGACCGGCTTTCCAACCGCGTCAACCTGCTCGATCCGCGCCATGCCGATCCCGATCTGGTGGGCGAGTTGCTCCGCGCGGACCTCAACGTCGCCCACCCTGACGAAGTGGTGATCCCGCGCCAGCCGTGA
- the folE gene encoding GTP cyclohydrolase I FolE: MSKLPGCGHDEADEDALRGKMPVPDDVQEAIRTLLRWAGDDPTREGLRDTPKRVARAWAEYCQGFQEDPAIHLSRTFEEVGGYDEIVVLKDIPFQSHCEHHMAPITGKAAIAYLPKNRVVGISKLARVLHGYARRLQIQERLTAEVAQCIWDHLQPEGVAVVIEAQHGCMTGRGVRTPGVGMVTSRLHGCFLADSRSRKEVMSLMGY; encoded by the coding sequence ATGAGCAAACTGCCCGGCTGCGGCCATGATGAGGCCGACGAGGACGCCCTGCGCGGCAAGATGCCGGTTCCCGACGATGTACAGGAGGCGATCCGCACGCTGCTGCGCTGGGCGGGCGATGACCCGACGCGCGAAGGCCTGCGCGACACCCCCAAGCGCGTGGCCCGCGCCTGGGCCGAATATTGTCAGGGTTTTCAGGAAGACCCGGCCATCCACCTGAGCCGCACGTTCGAGGAAGTGGGCGGCTATGACGAGATCGTCGTGCTCAAGGACATCCCGTTCCAGTCGCACTGCGAGCACCACATGGCGCCGATCACCGGCAAGGCCGCGATCGCCTACCTCCCCAAGAACCGGGTGGTTGGCATTTCCAAGCTGGCGCGCGTGCTTCACGGCTATGCCCGCCGCCTCCAGATTCAGGAGCGCCTGACCGCCGAGGTCGCGCAGTGCATCTGGGATCACCTCCAGCCCGAGGGCGTGGCCGTGGTGATCGAGGCGCAGCATGGCTGCATGACCGGGCGCGGCGTGCGCACGCCGGGCGTGGGCATGGTGACGAGCCGCCTGCACGGCTGCTTCCTGGCAGATTCGCGCAGCCGCAAGGAAGTGATGAGCCTGATGGGCTATTGA
- a CDS encoding TadE/TadG family type IV pilus assembly protein — translation MRQLGSRRTHRDGCTRRNERGFFARLACELATDRAGNAWAIVALTAFLVITLAGLGTDASRAYLVKTSLQNACDAGVLAGRKAMAASGTYGTSETAKANKMFAFNFHQSETGSSTPVFSSSADSTGHVNGTASTTMPTTLMQMAGYTSVPVSVVCSAELQMANADVMFVLDTTGSMACDVNGNNCNSGSSSKIVGLRAAVRSFYQTVASAVTDKANTRIRFGFVPYGMTVNAKNLLTSGAMPTSYFADSAPYQTMMVKFSTSPTYVTVNGVRQARYLAIAYKYIQSTIPVSDFKGFGNVALGTGVTLYTQSNGWWGYYDNASSATYVTNQPSSSNPYYNLRDLATGTNVTGTVGNLSTTNSSWGGCIEERATVPQLSMSPIPSGATDMDLTSAPINDDTRWKPYLADLEYYRSNYTTSTPDTTSVFDRQVGYCPSPMMPFTTVDTTAPNTVPDWLNTYLSGLVANGGTYHDIGMIWGGRLGNPSGIFAANVNAGNLSSVSRHIIFMTDGTMENYPSNYTAWGVTAYDGRDAPTNTSNTSLVNYHNNRFLAACNTVKAMGYTIWVIGFGQTLTPQMTSCATAGRAYYASDTSKLTTTFQYIAGQVADLRINK, via the coding sequence ATGCGCCAGTTGGGTTCGAGGCGCACGCACCGGGACGGTTGCACGCGCCGAAACGAACGCGGCTTTTTCGCCCGCCTCGCCTGCGAACTGGCCACCGATCGTGCGGGCAATGCCTGGGCCATCGTCGCCCTCACCGCCTTTCTGGTGATCACCCTGGCGGGCCTGGGCACCGACGCGTCGCGCGCCTATCTGGTCAAGACCAGCCTGCAAAACGCATGCGACGCCGGCGTGCTGGCCGGGCGCAAGGCCATGGCCGCCTCGGGCACCTATGGCACGAGCGAAACCGCCAAGGCCAACAAGATGTTCGCCTTCAACTTCCACCAGAGCGAGACAGGCTCCAGCACCCCGGTCTTCAGCAGTTCGGCCGATTCCACCGGCCACGTCAACGGCACCGCCAGCACGACGATGCCCACCACCCTGATGCAGATGGCCGGCTATACCAGCGTGCCGGTCTCGGTGGTCTGTAGCGCCGAATTGCAGATGGCCAACGCCGACGTGATGTTCGTACTCGACACCACCGGCTCGATGGCCTGCGACGTCAATGGCAACAACTGCAACTCGGGCTCCTCGTCCAAGATCGTGGGCCTGCGCGCGGCTGTCCGCTCGTTCTACCAGACCGTTGCCTCGGCGGTGACCGACAAGGCCAATACCCGCATCCGTTTCGGCTTCGTGCCCTATGGCATGACGGTCAACGCCAAGAACCTGCTGACATCAGGCGCGATGCCGACAAGCTACTTCGCCGACAGTGCGCCCTACCAGACGATGATGGTCAAGTTTTCGACGAGCCCGACCTATGTCACCGTGAACGGGGTGAGGCAGGCCCGCTACCTTGCCATCGCCTACAAGTATATCCAGAGCACGATCCCGGTTTCCGACTTCAAGGGCTTTGGCAACGTGGCGCTGGGCACCGGGGTCACGCTCTACACGCAATCCAACGGCTGGTGGGGCTATTACGACAATGCCTCGAGCGCGACCTATGTGACCAACCAGCCGTCGAGTTCCAACCCGTATTACAACCTGCGCGACCTGGCCACCGGCACCAATGTGACAGGCACCGTCGGGAACCTGAGCACCACCAACAGCAGTTGGGGGGGATGCATCGAAGAACGCGCGACCGTGCCGCAGCTCTCGATGTCGCCCATTCCCAGCGGCGCGACCGACATGGACCTGACCAGTGCGCCGATCAATGATGACACGCGCTGGAAGCCCTATCTTGCGGACCTCGAATACTATCGGTCGAACTATACGACCTCGACGCCCGATACCACATCGGTGTTTGACAGGCAGGTCGGCTATTGCCCTTCACCGATGATGCCGTTCACCACCGTCGATACCACGGCCCCCAATACCGTGCCCGACTGGCTCAATACCTATCTCAGCGGCCTCGTCGCCAATGGCGGCACCTATCACGACATCGGCATGATATGGGGCGGACGCCTGGGCAACCCCAGCGGGATCTTCGCTGCCAATGTGAATGCCGGCAACCTCTCCTCGGTCAGCCGTCACATCATCTTCATGACCGATGGCACGATGGAAAACTATCCCAGCAACTATACCGCCTGGGGCGTGACCGCCTACGACGGTCGCGATGCACCGACGAACACCTCGAACACCAGCCTCGTCAACTATCACAACAACCGGTTTCTGGCCGCCTGCAACACGGTCAAGGCGATGGGCTACACGATCTGGGTGATCGGCTTTGGCCAGACGCTTACCCCGCAGATGACCTCGTGCGCCACGGCGGGCCGCGCTTACTACGCCTCGGACACCTCGAAGCTGACCACCACGTTCCAGTACATTGCCGGTCAGGTCGCCGACCTGCGGATCAACAAGTGA
- the ahcY gene encoding adenosylhomocysteinase: MTEKSLVATALEASKDYVIADLGLADFGRAEIAIAETEMPGLMALRAEFGASQPLKGARITGSLHMTIQTAVLIETLVALGAEVRWATCNIFSTQDHAAAAIAAQGIPVFAIKGESLADYWDYVGRIFDWGDETANMILDDGGDATMFALWGARVEAGEELFEPSNAEEIEFCRALKAFLAAKPGYLTASVKAIKGVSEETTTGVHRLYQIAKDGKLPFPAINVNDSVTKSKFDNLYGCKESLVDAIRRATDVMLAGKVACVAGFGDVGKGSAASLRNGGARVMVTEIDPICALQAAMEGYEVVTMEEAVTRADIFVTATGNEDVITAEHMKAMKPMSIVCNIGHFDSEIQISALSNYKWTEVKPGTDLVEFPDGKQIIVLAKGRLVNLGCATGHPSFVMSASFTNQTLAQIELFTKNGEYKNDVYVLPKHLDEKVAALHLEKLGVKLSKLSEKQASYIGVTPQGPFKPDHYRY, encoded by the coding sequence TTGACGGAGAAAAGCCTCGTGGCCACCGCGCTCGAAGCCAGCAAGGACTATGTGATCGCCGACCTCGGCCTGGCCGATTTTGGCCGCGCCGAAATCGCCATCGCCGAAACCGAAATGCCCGGCCTGATGGCTCTGCGCGCCGAATTCGGCGCCTCGCAGCCCCTGAAGGGCGCGCGCATCACCGGCTCGCTGCACATGACGATCCAGACCGCCGTGCTGATCGAGACGCTGGTCGCGCTGGGCGCCGAAGTCCGCTGGGCGACCTGCAACATCTTCTCGACGCAGGATCACGCCGCTGCCGCGATCGCCGCGCAGGGCATCCCCGTCTTCGCCATCAAGGGCGAGAGCCTGGCCGACTATTGGGACTATGTGGGCCGCATCTTCGACTGGGGCGATGAAACCGCCAACATGATCCTCGACGATGGCGGGGACGCCACCATGTTCGCGCTGTGGGGCGCGCGCGTGGAAGCGGGCGAAGAGCTGTTCGAGCCCAGCAACGCCGAAGAAATCGAGTTCTGCCGCGCGCTCAAGGCGTTCCTGGCCGCAAAGCCCGGCTACCTGACCGCCAGCGTCAAGGCTATCAAGGGCGTTTCGGAAGAAACCACCACGGGCGTTCACCGCCTCTACCAGATCGCCAAGGACGGCAAGCTGCCGTTCCCCGCGATCAACGTGAACGATTCGGTGACCAAGTCGAAGTTCGACAACCTCTATGGCTGCAAGGAATCGCTGGTCGACGCGATCCGTCGCGCCACCGACGTGATGCTGGCCGGCAAGGTCGCGTGCGTGGCCGGTTTTGGCGACGTGGGCAAGGGTTCGGCCGCCTCGCTGCGCAACGGCGGCGCGCGCGTCATGGTCACCGAGATCGACCCGATCTGCGCGCTTCAGGCCGCGATGGAAGGCTATGAAGTCGTCACGATGGAAGAGGCCGTCACCCGCGCCGACATCTTCGTGACCGCGACCGGCAACGAAGACGTGATCACCGCCGAGCACATGAAGGCCATGAAGCCCATGAGCATCGTGTGCAACATCGGTCACTTCGACAGCGAGATCCAGATTTCGGCCCTGTCGAACTACAAGTGGACCGAAGTGAAGCCGGGCACCGACCTCGTCGAATTCCCCGACGGCAAGCAGATCATCGTGCTGGCCAAGGGCCGCCTGGTGAACCTGGGCTGCGCCACCGGCCACCCCAGCTTCGTGATGAGCGCCAGCTTCACCAACCAGACGCTGGCCCAGATCGAACTGTTCACCAAGAACGGTGAATACAAGAACGACGTCTATGTGCTGCCCAAGCACCTCGACGAGAAGGTCGCCGCGCTTCACCTCGAAAAGCTGGGCGTCAAGCTCTCGAAGCTGAGCGAGAAGCAGGCCAGCTACATCGGCGTGACGCCGCAGGGGCCGTTCAAGCCGGACCACTACCGCTACTGA
- a CDS encoding NAD(P)/FAD-dependent oxidoreductase, which produces MTSALHANETVGQFPPSFYAATTPPLPAFPALAGKGTCDVCIVGGGLSGLSAALHLRRRGYDVVVLDAHRLGWGASGRNGGQIGPGQRVDQIALEAMVGREDARALWDAGLAARQLVLDLVDELGIACDLKRGIIHANHRARLGAHTRAEVDLLRTRYGYEAIDWLGREDICALLGTQAYHNGSFDAQGVHLQPLRYVFALARACIAAGVRVHEKSEVLALDQGAKPLVKTLGGSLRAGHVILAGNGYLGKLDRKVADRVMPINNYIIATEPLGEDLARSLVANDAAVADSKFVINYFRLSGDHRLIFGGRESYGYRFPADIPAYVRKAMLGIYPQLAGTRIDYGWGGTLGITMNRMPYFDFLAPNILTIGGYSGQGVAMATWGGAVAAQAIAGSAERFDLMARVPTARIPGGYEARLPLLVLGMAWYSLLDRL; this is translated from the coding sequence ATGACCAGTGCTCTCCATGCGAACGAGACTGTCGGCCAATTTCCCCCCTCGTTCTATGCGGCGACCACGCCGCCGCTGCCTGCCTTCCCGGCGCTGGCGGGCAAGGGCACTTGCGATGTGTGCATCGTGGGCGGGGGGCTTTCGGGGCTTTCGGCAGCGCTTCATCTGCGGCGGCGCGGCTATGACGTGGTCGTGCTCGATGCGCACCGGCTGGGCTGGGGGGCTTCGGGGCGCAACGGTGGACAGATCGGGCCGGGGCAGCGGGTCGACCAGATCGCCCTTGAAGCGATGGTCGGGCGCGAGGACGCGCGCGCGCTGTGGGATGCGGGGCTGGCGGCAAGGCAACTCGTGCTCGATCTGGTCGACGAACTGGGCATTGCCTGCGACCTCAAGCGCGGGATCATCCATGCCAACCACCGCGCGCGGCTGGGCGCCCATACCCGCGCCGAAGTGGACCTGCTGCGCACGCGCTATGGCTACGAGGCGATCGACTGGCTCGGGCGCGAGGACATCTGCGCCTTGCTGGGAACGCAGGCCTATCACAACGGCTCGTTCGATGCGCAAGGGGTTCACCTTCAGCCCTTGCGCTATGTCTTCGCTCTGGCGCGGGCCTGCATCGCGGCGGGCGTGCGGGTTCATGAAAAGTCGGAAGTTCTGGCGCTAGATCAGGGCGCAAAGCCGCTGGTCAAGACCCTTGGAGGAAGCCTGCGCGCGGGCCATGTGATCTTGGCGGGCAACGGCTATCTGGGCAAGCTTGATCGCAAGGTCGCGGACCGGGTCATGCCGATCAACAACTACATCATCGCGACCGAGCCCCTGGGCGAGGATCTGGCCCGTTCGCTGGTCGCCAACGATGCGGCGGTGGCTGATTCAAAGTTCGTGATCAACTATTTCCGCCTGTCGGGTGATCATCGCCTGATCTTTGGCGGGCGCGAGAGCTATGGCTATCGTTTTCCGGCCGACATCCCCGCCTATGTGCGCAAGGCCATGCTGGGCATCTATCCGCAGCTGGCGGGAACCCGGATCGATTATGGCTGGGGCGGCACGCTGGGCATCACGATGAACCGGATGCCCTATTTCGATTTCCTCGCCCCCAATATCCTGACCATCGGGGGCTATTCGGGGCAGGGGGTGGCCATGGCGACCTGGGGCGGGGCCGTGGCCGCACAGGCGATTGCCGGCAGTGCCGAGCGGTTCGACCTGATGGCCCGCGTGCCCACCGCCAGAATTCCCGGCGGCTACGAGGCGCGCCTGCCCCTGCTGGTGCTGGGCATGGCCTGGTATTCGCTGCTCGACCGGCTCTAG
- a CDS encoding peroxiredoxin, which produces MTISVGDTLPNVKLVKATAQGPEAVQSAEFFKGKRVALFAVPGAFTPTCSAKHLPGFVEKADAIKAKGIDEIACISVNDAFVMKAWGAANGADTVTMLADGNGDFAKAVGLTMDGSGFGMGLRSQRYAMVVKDGVVEQLHVEAPGDFKVSSAEYLLEQL; this is translated from the coding sequence ATGACGATTTCTGTTGGCGACACCCTGCCCAACGTCAAGCTGGTCAAGGCCACTGCGCAAGGCCCCGAAGCCGTCCAGTCGGCCGAGTTCTTCAAGGGCAAGCGCGTGGCGCTGTTCGCCGTGCCCGGCGCCTTCACCCCCACCTGCTCGGCCAAGCACCTGCCCGGCTTCGTCGAAAAGGCCGATGCGATCAAGGCCAAGGGCATCGACGAGATCGCCTGCATCTCGGTCAACGATGCTTTCGTGATGAAGGCCTGGGGTGCGGCCAATGGCGCCGACACCGTCACCATGCTGGCCGACGGCAACGGCGACTTCGCCAAGGCCGTGGGCCTGACCATGGACGGCAGCGGCTTTGGCATGGGCCTGCGCAGCCAGCGTTATGCGATGGTGGTGAAGGACGGCGTCGTCGAGCAGCTTCACGTCGAAGCGCCCGGCGATTTCAAGGTCAGTTCGGCCGAATACCTGCTCGAACAGCTCTGA
- a CDS encoding TadE/TadG family type IV pilus assembly protein, giving the protein MGRRAIPLARAGRRLRRDRLLRDRAGVTAVEFALVVPFLLLIMSMGVELGMAYYVDTVLNGTINAAGRASSLQSGQTGTSAIDAQVTAQIRNAVPWAQVTMSRKNYTNFTNIGTPEDFTDSNHNGQYDQGECFADANGNGVWDADMGASGIGGANDAVLYTVRVTYAPIFPFTPMLGLPSQMSLSASTIMRNQPFATQSTRTTTQVC; this is encoded by the coding sequence ATGGGAAGGCGCGCCATCCCCCTCGCCCGCGCAGGGCGCCGGTTGCGGCGCGACCGGCTTTTACGCGACCGGGCAGGCGTCACCGCCGTCGAATTCGCGCTGGTCGTGCCGTTCCTCCTGCTGATCATGTCGATGGGGGTCGAACTGGGCATGGCCTATTATGTCGATACGGTTCTGAACGGCACGATCAATGCGGCGGGCCGGGCCTCCTCGCTCCAGAGCGGGCAAACCGGGACAAGCGCAATCGATGCCCAGGTCACGGCCCAGATCCGCAATGCCGTGCCCTGGGCGCAGGTGACCATGTCACGAAAAAACTACACCAATTTCACCAATATCGGCACGCCCGAAGACTTCACCGATTCCAACCACAACGGCCAGTATGACCAGGGCGAATGCTTTGCAGATGCCAATGGCAACGGTGTGTGGGACGCCGATATGGGCGCATCGGGCATCGGCGGCGCCAACGACGCCGTACTCTACACCGTCAGGGTCACCTATGCGCCGATCTTCCCGTTCACGCCGATGCTCGGGCTGCCTTCGCAGATGAGCCTGTCCGCCAGCACGATCATGCGAAACCAGCCTTTCGCCACCCAGTCCACCCGCACGACGACCCAGGTATGCTGA
- the grxC gene encoding glutaredoxin 3 — MSSSQFPKVEIYTKWGCPYCVRAKQLLDAKGVPYEEYDVTMGGPKRAEMVERAPGATTVPQIFIAGQAMGGCDDIHALDRAGKLDPLLGLA, encoded by the coding sequence ATGAGCTCGTCCCAGTTTCCCAAAGTCGAAATCTACACCAAGTGGGGCTGCCCCTATTGCGTGCGGGCCAAGCAGTTGCTCGACGCCAAGGGCGTGCCTTACGAGGAATATGACGTGACCATGGGCGGGCCCAAGCGTGCCGAAATGGTCGAGCGCGCGCCCGGCGCGACGACCGTGCCGCAGATCTTCATCGCCGGTCAGGCCATGGGCGGTTGCGACGACATCCACGCGCTCGACCGCGCGGGCAAGCTCGACCCGCTGCTGGGCCTGGCGTGA
- a CDS encoding carbon-nitrogen hydrolase family protein produces the protein MGTPSLTEGRGPVRVGLLQMTSGIDPLANAGMLVAAMEQAAREGAAMLFTPEMTGLIDRNRARAAAHIVGEDEDRVLAAAREAAARLGLWVHLGSLAIRPETGPDGRAGDTRLANRAFVIDDTGAIAARYDKIHMFDVDLASGETWRESAAYRPGEAVVTVECPVGRLGLAICYDIRFPALFEALGRARCDCIAAPAAFTVPTGAAHWHLMQRARAVEASAYVISAAQSGLHEDGRETYGHSLVVDPWGEVVLDMGQAAGLGFATIDPARTAAVRGQVPSLANKRSLGGDLPSPLACT, from the coding sequence ATGGGCACGCCTTCTCTGACTGAGGGACGGGGGCCGGTCAGGGTTGGCCTGTTGCAGATGACCAGCGGGATCGACCCGCTGGCCAATGCCGGCATGCTCGTGGCCGCGATGGAGCAGGCGGCGCGCGAGGGTGCGGCCATGCTGTTCACGCCCGAGATGACCGGCCTGATCGACCGCAACCGCGCGCGCGCGGCGGCCCATATCGTGGGCGAGGACGAGGACCGCGTGCTGGCCGCCGCGCGCGAGGCGGCGGCGCGGCTGGGCCTGTGGGTCCATCTCGGCTCGCTGGCGATCCGGCCCGAAACCGGGCCCGATGGGCGCGCGGGCGACACCCGGCTGGCCAACCGGGCCTTCGTGATCGACGATACCGGTGCGATTGCCGCGCGCTACGACAAGATCCACATGTTCGATGTCGATCTGGCAAGCGGCGAGACATGGCGCGAATCGGCAGCCTATCGGCCCGGCGAGGCGGTCGTCACGGTCGAATGTCCGGTCGGCAGGCTGGGGCTGGCGATCTGCTACGACATTCGCTTTCCCGCCCTGTTCGAGGCGCTGGGCCGCGCGCGCTGCGACTGCATTGCGGCGCCTGCCGCCTTTACCGTGCCCACGGGCGCGGCGCACTGGCACCTGATGCAGCGCGCCCGTGCGGTCGAGGCGAGCGCCTATGTGATCTCGGCGGCGCAATCGGGCCTCCACGAGGACGGGCGCGAGACGTATGGCCACAGCCTCGTCGTCGATCCCTGGGGCGAGGTCGTGCTCGATATGGGGCAGGCTGCGGGACTTGGCTTTGCCACGATCGACCCGGCCCGCACGGCGGCGGTCCGCGGGCAAGTGCCCAGTCTTGCCAACAAACGGTCCCTCGGAGGGGACTTGCCAAGCCCGCTCGCCTGCACGTAA